A region of the Osmia bicornis bicornis chromosome 1, iOsmBic2.1, whole genome shotgun sequence genome:
TTCTAacagatttttattaattactgtatatattataattttgtcaGAATCTGTATCAGAGGATTTTGATTCTTCATCTggagaataaaataattgtaagtGTAAACTGTGCTTATTCATATCATAATAAGAATTCAtataattctatttatttattttaggttttaaagaaatagagaaataattaacaagTATGACAGAAAAAATCAAATCATTCTTTCAAAAGAAAAAGGCAGATGTAAAATTTATGAATGCTGGAAAAGGATAcaagtaatttttcaataacaaattctatgctaaaaatttatattaatatataacaaataatattcaatttaatattttattacatagGTTAACAGAATCAACTAATATTGGTACATCCACTCCAATAGTAGCACCGAGAAAAAGAGTTGAACCGACAAGTGAAGCTAAAACAGCTGGTCAAGCTGCTTTGGCAAGACTACAAGGAAAAGAAACTAATACAGCTAAATTTAACACGTAAgttattttcaaaagaaatattcatttgctaaatgaatttaaataacaaaaattatttgtagATCATATGCAGCTATTAAGGCACAGGTGAAGCGggaattagaaaaagaaaaggaagcaCAGCAAAAAACACAAAAGAGTAAAGCACAGCCAAAAGAAGAAACTGAGGATACAGTGAAGGATAGTTCACAGTTAGCTGTTTCTAATGTGTATTTCCAATGCCCTTATTTATCCAATGAGGTATTACCACAGGAAGATTGGAAGAAAAAGATAAGAGAATTTTTGTACGAACAATTACAAGAGGAAGAAGCAGGTTTAACAGCTTGcttaattatacaaaattgcAATACTGGCAGGGAAAAGATCGAGAATTGCGTCGAAACTCTTGGAAAATATTTAGATAACATCATAAAGAATCCAGAGGAAGAGAAATATAGAAAGATTAGAATACATAATCGAATATTTCAGGTaatatcttattttattaGCTGATTTCCTTATGCTATAACCGCATACAAAACTAATATTTTGTAGGATAAAGTGCTCCCAATCGAAGGAGCtgtagaatttttaaacgcTGTTGGTTTTTGGCCGAAAAAATTACTGCATAATGATGTAGAGGAAGATTTCTTAGTCTGGAATCCAGAAAACTGTAACcttgaaaatgttgaaaaattagCTGATGCGTTAAAAACTGCAGAAATTATACCACTTGAATTAGATAGAAATCTTCAAGTCTTATTACCTACGCAAGCAAGTAAGAGAACCGAATTGCCTTCAAATTTCTACAGTCTAACTTCCgaggaaataaaaagagaacaGCAACTTcggtaaatatatttatacaaactaatttattataaatggaatataaaatatctgccaatttttttgtttaacaGAACTGAAGCTGTTGAAAAGAATCAAATGTTGAGGACAAAAGCTATGAGAGAAAGGGATGAAAAGCAGAGACTTAGAAAGTATAAGTATTCCCTGATTCGTATTAAATTTCCAGACGATCTTATCCTACAAGGAACGTTCTTGGTTcacgaaaaatttcaaaatgttgTTAATTTTGTTAGCGAGAACTTAATCAAAGCAGAAAGACCTTTCTGTTTAAAGAAATTAGCTGGACCAACGTTTAATCAAGATTCCTTTGATAAAACGTTATTAGAGTTGGAATTATTTCCCGCTGCTCTTCTGGTATTTTTCTGGCAGCGTACAGCAGATACCGAATCCGCGGGATAtttgaaagaagaattacTTGCTCTTATTCAGTCTGTTTGAAACTGCAGCTTTAATCTATTATAAATACTGAAAAggtggaaaaaagaaattttctagTGGGACCTATTTATGTTGAAGTACTGTTATAACAGTAACATTCATTTCAGTCATTAAAATCAATCATGTAAAAATATCAGAAAGGAATATACAAGATTTCAGACTTTATCAAAATACTTCCAGTATTTATAAGTGTTACATTCTTTtactttgtttaaaatatattcctGATAAAATTCTAATGAATTCTCTGATAGGTTACAATATTTATATCTTACAATAGTTTTATTTAGATTttacaatataaaaatcattGTGGGTtagtaatatttaaatatttttcacgcATTATTAAATGGTTTAAGATAATATTCTTTAACTGTATCTCTgcttaaataataaaattaatgttgtGGCTTTTTACGCCTTGTTATTCGTATAATATcaaaatatgtaaaaaattcatcattgtgtgtgtgtatattaattttgcaCATTTGTGCATTTTGGCactttaattaacattttatatcagtctttgtatattacatatacatatatttcaaCCCTTTAAGTATGAGATATTCTTGAATTtaatagataaaatattaaatgatgTTTGTTTAAACACGCAATCATGAATTTATATATCTTGTTTTACTTGTATcggatatatatataaaattgtacaaCGATTTCCTCGGTTTACAATACTGAAAAGGTCAAAATCTACTATTATTATCTATATTTAACATAACGGCAGTAATCTCTATTGAATACATTCTAATGTGATATGTATAGTTTACACAATCTATTCAATTATTAAGTGTAGAAATGAAGTCGGCACCTTTTCTTATGttaattgaagatttatttctAAAAAGACATAGTACCTCAAGTCATTGAAATTTTGTTCTCGTGTCACTTTTCAAATCTACAGAAGTATGGGgaaatatcaaaatttaaaatagcaaTGCTAAAggtaccgaattaatttgtacatttaataatttatgcggcaaaataaacaaaaaaaaaatgttaattatgtATACATGTAATTATACAATTGTAACAAGCTGAAATAAATGGATATCAACGAATACAggttttgttttattatataaaaatagtaaTCCAATAACAATGCACTGATAAACTTCAAAGATATCAGTGGAAAACAACATGAATTTATCTGGTTTCATTAGATGAATCATTTGATGATTGACTTTTCATTTCAACTGGTAAAGCGAGAGTGGCTGCAGCAGCACATAACGCTGCTACAGCGTAAATCGCCATTGCTCCAGTGATAGACCACTGAAGAAATACTTGGGCTATATACGGTGTAACCATTGCACCGATTCTAGCCATAGCACTGCAAGTACTAACGCCGGTACTACGCAAATGTGTCGGATATACCTCCGGAGTATATACGTAAGCTGCTTGGAAGACACCAGCAATTAGACCTCTAGCTAGAAAGATTGTAAGTGTCAGTACTACCCTGCTTAATAGACAAGCTCTGCCCAAGAAGCAAATTAGTACAGCGAACATTACTAGCTGAAACGCCATTGTCTTTTTTCTGCCAATCTTTTCAATTGCAAAAATAGTGGAAAAGATTCCTGGAAATTCAGCCAAAGTTGTCCAGAGAAGATCTATATAGTCACTGCGTTCCAAACTACAGTCTAATTGACAagtatcttcttttttattttcccatAAACTGCACTGCTCGGACGATGTATGGAATAGTTCTGTGGTCATTAGTACCACACCGTAATAACAAAACGCCGTACTCATCCTAAaggtatttataaaattatttacatgTGTTGCTCGAATACGGCTTACAGaagtgtaattaaaattcaaacatTTACCACACAAGCCACAGTAAGGTAGACGTTCTACACATTTCTTTACTTAGCACGTCTTTTAATTTACCATGATTGACTTGATAAAAACGATCCATGACTAATCTTCCAGGAGGTAAaggttttttattttctctagCTACTCGTTCTAAAGTAGAAACAGCTTTGTCCATTCTTCCACTTGTCATATCAAATATTGTAGATTCTGGTAACCACTGTTGAAGCATATTATAAGAAAGGTGCATAATTTTTATGATGCTGCTCATTTATATTACTCACCGGAGTGATAATAGCAAATACAAGAAGTGGTATAGTGGATAAAATGAGAAGCCATCTCCAGCCAAAAGTTGGCATTATTACCAATGCTATTGCTACCTCAAAACAGGCGCCCAGTGCCCAAAAACACTGCCAAaaagttattattttatacatatatatagaaaataaatatattatttagaTTTACTTACATCTAATAAAATCACACATTTAGCTCTTTGTTTTGCTGGTAAAAATTCTGCATACAATGTTACTCTAAAACATTAAAGATCTAATgttttaatgtaatttcaCTAATTATACGAGTTATCAAATACTTACGACTGTGGTACACAACCAATAGCAAAACCAACTAAGCCTCTGAGTAATAGAATCCAAAGGAAGTTTGGTGCAAAAGCACTCAAAAATGCATAATAAAGCAATAATACTGCACATAAGGTCAAGGATTGTTTGCTACCATATCTATCACTTAAATTAGTCCAAAATGTAGAACTTAACATCATGCCTAAAAAAACCAcctaaaataatttaacaatgtGTTACATTCTTGCAAACATTCTGTGGGACataagtatattattaaatataggTACCGTGGTTGTTAAAGCTTGCTGATATCTAGTTATACCCCAATCACAATGTAGTGATGGACTTAAAATACTTAATATTGTTATTTCCATACTGTCCACCATCCAGCACAGGCCAGTAAATAAAGATAATTTTACTTGGAATTTACCAAATCCTAACGCATTGATTGCTTGGATTACAGTAAATGTATCTGTCAATTAATATccgtaaattaaaaaatatattacatttttcataaattaatttcatttttaaaaaatcctGCACATAATAATAGTTTATTAAAGCTATATTGTACAACAGAGTACAGAAATATTCCACATATCCCTTTCTTACATGCCCTTATAAAATAGACTGTTAGTAACTTTTTATTCATACCCAAGTAGAATTAAAGACCATTGTATTAAAAAGTCTTGCGTGAAAAGTTTCCCATTGTTATGGATGTTATATTTCCATGCATAATAACATATTTACACAACTTACAGTTACCCACTCCTTTATAGAGAAGTTTAAGCAGATTACCCTGGACATAAAAATTGTGAGAAATATTGTTAAGAACAGTTTCCATATATAAATATGTGTTTCATAAAAGTAATTTACCATCTGGGATTACTACTGAGGATAGTTCCATCGAATGTTCAACAGAATTTCCAAAGTTTCTACTACATCTTGATATACTTTCTGAATTGATATTCAATTCAGAACCATGTAATTCTCCTAATTCACGATAAGGTTCGTTGGACGTTCGGGATGGATTAGACATGATCGTTTGTGTATCATATATTCACAAAAAGAAATGTAACTACTCTAAATAGTGGTACAATTAATCTATAGTAGGATTCAATGGAAATA
Encoded here:
- the LOC114876149 gene encoding synaptic vesicle 2-related protein isoform X2, which produces MGNLLKLLYKGVGNYTFTVIQAINALGFGKFQVKLSLFTGLCWMVDSMEITILSILSPSLHCDWGITRYQQALTTTVVFLGMMLSSTFWTNLSDRYGSKQSLTLCAVLLLYYAFLSAFAPNFLWILLLRGLVGFAIGCVPQSVTLYAEFLPAKQRAKCVILLDCFWALGACFEVAIALVIMPTFGWRWLLILSTIPLLVFAIITPWLPESTIFDMTSGRMDKAVSTLERVARENKKPLPPGRLVMDRFYQVNHGKLKDVLSKEMCRTSTLLWLVWMSTAFCYYGVVLMTTELFHTSSEQCSLWENKKEDTCQLDCSLERSDYIDLLWTTLAEFPGIFSTIFAIEKIGRKKTMAFQLVMFAVLICFLGRACLLSRVVLTLTIFLARGLIAGVFQAAYVYTPEVYPTHLRSTGVSTCSAMARIGAMVTPYIAQVFLQWSITGAMAIYAVAALCAAAATLALPVEMKSQSSNDSSNETR
- the LOC114876151 gene encoding UBX domain-containing protein 6, translated to MTEKIKSFFQKKKADVKFMNAGKGYKLTESTNIGTSTPIVAPRKRVEPTSEAKTAGQAALARLQGKETNTAKFNTSYAAIKAQVKRELEKEKEAQQKTQKSKAQPKEETEDTVKDSSQLAVSNVYFQCPYLSNEVLPQEDWKKKIREFLYEQLQEEEAGLTACLIIQNCNTGREKIENCVETLGKYLDNIIKNPEEEKYRKIRIHNRIFQDKVLPIEGAVEFLNAVGFWPKKLLHNDVEEDFLVWNPENCNLENVEKLADALKTAEIIPLELDRNLQVLLPTQASKRTELPSNFYSLTSEEIKREQQLRTEAVEKNQMLRTKAMRERDEKQRLRKYKYSLIRIKFPDDLILQGTFLVHEKFQNVVNFVSENLIKAERPFCLKKLAGPTFNQDSFDKTLLELELFPAALLVFFWQRTADTESAGYLKEELLALIQSV
- the LOC114876149 gene encoding synaptic vesicle 2-related protein isoform X1, yielding MSNPSRTSNEPYRELGELHGSELNINSESISRCSRNFGNSVEHSMELSSVVIPDDTFTVIQAINALGFGKFQVKLSLFTGLCWMVDSMEITILSILSPSLHCDWGITRYQQALTTTVVFLGMMLSSTFWTNLSDRYGSKQSLTLCAVLLLYYAFLSAFAPNFLWILLLRGLVGFAIGCVPQSVTLYAEFLPAKQRAKCVILLDCFWALGACFEVAIALVIMPTFGWRWLLILSTIPLLVFAIITPWLPESTIFDMTSGRMDKAVSTLERVARENKKPLPPGRLVMDRFYQVNHGKLKDVLSKEMCRTSTLLWLVWMSTAFCYYGVVLMTTELFHTSSEQCSLWENKKEDTCQLDCSLERSDYIDLLWTTLAEFPGIFSTIFAIEKIGRKKTMAFQLVMFAVLICFLGRACLLSRVVLTLTIFLARGLIAGVFQAAYVYTPEVYPTHLRSTGVSTCSAMARIGAMVTPYIAQVFLQWSITGAMAIYAVAALCAAAATLALPVEMKSQSSNDSSNETR
- the LOC114876149 gene encoding synaptic vesicle 2-related protein isoform X3, whose translation is MVDSMEITILSILSPSLHCDWGITRYQQALTTTVVFLGMMLSSTFWTNLSDRYGSKQSLTLCAVLLLYYAFLSAFAPNFLWILLLRGLVGFAIGCVPQSVTLYAEFLPAKQRAKCVILLDCFWALGACFEVAIALVIMPTFGWRWLLILSTIPLLVFAIITPWLPESTIFDMTSGRMDKAVSTLERVARENKKPLPPGRLVMDRFYQVNHGKLKDVLSKEMCRTSTLLWLVWMSTAFCYYGVVLMTTELFHTSSEQCSLWENKKEDTCQLDCSLERSDYIDLLWTTLAEFPGIFSTIFAIEKIGRKKTMAFQLVMFAVLICFLGRACLLSRVVLTLTIFLARGLIAGVFQAAYVYTPEVYPTHLRSTGVSTCSAMARIGAMVTPYIAQVFLQWSITGAMAIYAVAALCAAAATLALPVEMKSQSSNDSSNETR